Proteins encoded in a region of the Perca fluviatilis chromosome 8, GENO_Pfluv_1.0, whole genome shotgun sequence genome:
- the lmod2a gene encoding leiomodin-2a produces MSTFGYRGELKKYEEVDEDELLATLSSEELQELERELADLDDNVPIGLRQKDQTAKTPTGSFDRDALLKYWEDENKKLVEDERMESNEGQEGRPDKSRGERVTVTTSDAGKTLESDRKKISQKAKKAPSKNDAKKDEAEKKDECKKEALIRSKCPQKNGLSKVSRSESRKTETTDATSDRASGNPIVIDETLEQILCDDPAVSEVNLNNIEDISQETLLRFAEALCANTHVHVFSLANTHADDRVAFAVSKMLRENRFIRNLNIESNFVSGQGILALLAALQHNSSLVELRFHNQRHICGGKVEMEMVQLLRENTTLLKLGYQFDLPGPRMTATSILTRNQDRQRQRRLQQKKEQSPPEGSGQSPASPAENGAPKKPSQSSKTAGNQNRNPPPPPPPPPPLQSLEPPTRKISEMVRQHEGSNSTKTQSNQRKPKSKKLKNGANEKESADILKDLKKALKPSLQKRRDGPPHLPPQTSSRDDLMAAIRGSSIGSLKRVDLSQA; encoded by the exons ATGAGCACCTTCGGGTACCGCGGGGAGCTGAAGAAGTACGAGGAGGTGGACGAAGACGAGCTGCTGGCCACTCTGTCCTCCGAGGAGCTCCAGGAGCTGGAGAGGGAGCTGGCCGACCTCGACGACAACGTCCCCATCGGCCTGAGGCAGAAAGACCAGACCGCCAAAACCCCAACGGGGAGCTTTGACAGGGACGCTCTGCTGAAATACTGGGAGGACGAGAACAAGAAGCTGGTGGAGGACGAGAGGATGGAGTCCAACGAAGGACAG GAGGGACGGCCGGATAAGAGCAGAGGGGAGCGAGTGACGGTGACCACCAGTGACGCCGGCAAGACTCTGGAAAGCGACAGGAAgaagatttcacaaaaggcGAAAAAAGCACCGAGCAAAAATGATGCAAAGAAAGATGAGGCCGAAAAGAAAGACGAGTGTAAAAAGGAGGCTCTGATCAGGAGTAAATGTCCTCAGAAGAACGGCCTGTCAAAAGTCTCGAGGAGTGAATCTAGGAAGACTGAAACCACGGACGCCACCTCCGACAGAGCGAGCGGAAACCCGATCGTCATCGACGAAACTCTGGAGCAGATCCTGTGCGACGACCCCGCCGTTAGCGAGGTCAACCTCAACAACATCGAAGACATTTCCCAGGAAACCTTGCTTCGTTTCGCCGAGGCCTTGTGCGCAAACACTCACGTCCACGTTTTCAGCCTCGCCAACACGCACGCCGACGACCGGGTCGCCTTCGCTGTCTCCAAGATGCTCCGCGAGAACCGCTTCATAAGAAACCTGAACATTGAGTCCAACTTCGTGTCCGGTCAGGGCATCCTGGCTCTGCTGGCGGCGCTGCAGCACAACAGTTCCCTGGTGGAGCTTCGCTTCCACAACCAGAGGCACATATGCGGAGGGAAGGTGGAGATGGAGATGGTCCAGCTGCTGAGGGAAAACACCACTCTGCTCAAGCTCGGTTACCAGTTCGACCTCCCGGGCCCGAGGATGACGGCGACCAGCATCCTGACGCGCAACCAGGACCGACAGCGGCAGAGGAGGCTCCAACAGAAGAAGGAACAGAGTCCTCCAGAGGGGTCCGGACAAAGTCCTGCTTCACCTGCAGAAAACGGAGCACCAAAGAAGCCGTCACAATCTTCTAAGACTGCTGGAAATCAGAACAgaaatcctcctcctcctcctcctcctcctcctcctcttcagtcTTTAGAGCCGCCAACGAGGAAGATCTCTGAAATGGTCAGACAACACGAAGGCTCGAACAGCACAAAGACGCAGTCAAACCAAAGGAAGCCAAAGTCAAAGAAGCTCAAGAACGGCGCCAACGAAAAGGAGAGCGCGGACATTCTCAAAGACCTAAAGAAGGCGCTGAAGCCATCGCTGCAGAAGAGACGAGACGGACCGCCACATCTGCCGCCGCAGACGTCAAGCCGCGACGACCTGATGGCGGCGATTCGTGGGAGCAGCATCGGGTCGTTAAAAAGG GTGGATCTGTCACAGGCCTGA